GGACATTTCCAAAACACGGAAAAATCGAGATTTCACTACCTTAATGAGCTTGCTACCGACactattttgattttatttcatGATTGGTTTCATAAGTTTCTATGTGAGCAAGGTGGGAAGAAGATACAACCAAGCAAAAGTTATAAAAGGTTCATTCATGTTGAAAGAAACATTATATTTGAACCACTAAAAAAACACAAGTTCTTATAGTAAAGATAGGAAAAGTGTTCAAGAAAAGTAAGTTGTTAAAAAGAAGTAGATTATGGGTATGAAAGTTGCCAAACCTTTTGAGAAGCAAAACACTCCCAAACCAAAAGCCATTAAACGTAAGTGTTATTACTGTGACACTCACAATATAGGCCATTGAAACATATATTTCCCCAAGTATTTGAAAGACAAAAGGATGGTTGTTTCTACTAGTATTTATGTTATAGAAATAAATTTGGCAACTTCTTCTTAAGTATTTGATTCAAATTGTGATACTCGCATCATTTGTAATATGCACTGCAACCCCCTTATCTCTTTTTATAAGGGTATGATTTAACATCTTGCTCTCCTTATAGATAATATTATCTATGAGCAATATAGAAGGTATATGATGATAATGAGGAGGAGGAACTAAAAAAGAGTGGCAAATTGGCACAAGAGGTAGGACAACGCCTTGTAAAAAGAACGAGATGGAGCAAGAGCTACTGCCTTAGCACTAGGATTGTACAACTTACTTTGACCATCTAGAATAGTATTACAACAATACCAAAGCGTTAACCCACTTCTCTATTCATTTCAATTTGCTATCATCTCAACCTGCAAGTCAAAATCTTTCAAATCTTTTTCCAAACCCACTCTCTATGTCATTTTCGGTCTTCCTCACCCTCTTTTTAAGTCTTTTGATTTTCAACTTTCTATCTTCTTTATCAGTTTGCTAATACTCTTCTTTGCATATGCCCAAACGATCCTAAATGGTATTGTTTCATCTTCTCGTCAAGTTTTATTGATCTCTTCTATGGATTTTCCCTTGAAACTACTGCTTTTACACTTAAAAAGCTTTGTCTAAAGTTGTAGAATAGACTCCATCTAAGACATGGGCTAAAAATGTTTAATTGATGGTTTATCAAAGAATTTGTTGTTGTGAAGTTTATGTAAAGTGTTTATAGTATAACAAACTTTTATCCATATTTAAAAAGAGTCTTTTTCTGGGTTATCTAAAAATGAAGAATAGATATCATATTTACAAAACGAAAACAATGTGTTTGTTGCTTGCGATGGTATCTTATTAGAAAAGAAGTTTATATTCTCAAAAGACAAATgggacaaatatttttttttgaataaattcgAAAAGTTAAGCAAATGATTGAGTTGACACCGTATTAAAGGTGGTTCATGAGAGCGTCTGATGCTTTTGCAAAAACTTTAATGTTCCCCAATGTAGGTGCAGTAGTCCTTTCGTTTCAtctaaaaatatattgatttataAGTAACaaataattatgttttaaaataatatttggagGATCTAGAACTTACTAACGATAGAGAAGCGTTACAAGGCAATAACTCCAAGACATGACTTGGGACCATAAGTATTGACATGAATTCTAATAATCAAATATGAAATTAGTTAATTTTTGAATAAGATAAAATCCATTGGGTACAAATagattttcaaattgaaaacaaataaGAATGTAAACTTGAGTGTTTTCAAGGTAAGGTTAATGGTGAAAGGTTACACATAAGTTCATAATATTGACGATGGCGAAACTTGTTCTCTGGTAGCAAAGTTAAAAGCCATCAGTATACTCCTTGCAATCGTTGAATATCATGATTTTGAGATAAGACAAATGTTTATCAAGACAACAAGTTTGTGAAAAAAAGATGCGTATTGACATAACCAAAAAGTTTTGAGATCCATCAAATCCAAGGGAATCTTCAAAAATCTATTTATTGGGTGAAGCAAGCATTCaatattttagaattttaattgaTGAGAATATGGCTTTTTAATTAATGATGAGTGATCTTTTTCACATAAGATATCGACTAATTAGAAGTGCTACATTCGAATCTCTAGTCTTGTGTTGATGGGATTGATATATTAGAGTAAACTTTGAAATGTTCATTCTCTTATTGATTACTCAAGTCATATATTAAAGGTTgtaattctttttttcttttgcaattatcaaaaattgtacTGTAAAACAACCTTTATAGTCATATATTTTTATGCGTGAGATTTTGGTTATAAATGTTAAGTAATAGTTACTTAAATTTTCGCTAATTGCAACGCTAAATCTTGTATCCAAACATAACAACATTTTCACATCCCTACCTATATTAATGTCTCAACCCAAATAAAAAAGAAGGCTACATCTCCATCTTATCTAGATAAGCCAATTTAACTTAAGATTGTTGGTGCAAGAATCAAATTACCAAGTAAGGGGGCATTATAACTCATTCCATGGCATGCATATTAGAAAGAGATCATGGGTATGCATTTGGGCTTGAATCAAGAAGGGACTGCAATGTGTATCTCTCAAAAAAGCCAACAATAGGTATGCTCGAATGAGCAGTTGTGGCCGATGCAATCTTTCAAATGTTGATTTTATGGAACACTTGGTCTTTTGGAAAATATTTGTTTGCTGATTTTGTGGGCTATTTAAGAGACCAAAAGAAGCATTAGCGTTAGGCGGTGGTTTTTGGAGTGAGTGCATCATGGTGAGTACATGTTGGTGTATAGGTGCATAGGAGGTGTGTATGAAGATGCGGAGTAAAGCCATACGCATTCTATTGTTGGCCCGCCACATAGCTAAAAAAAGGCAAGGATAGGCTGCCTCTGCCTTGAACCAGCAGATACATGAAGTTAGTGAATGCCCCAGCACCCAAGTAAAGTGCTCGAACGTGTAATAATAGTGCTTAAAGCCTTAAACAATCACTTCTTGTTTTGTTGTGTGTCATTTTGCGGCTGATTATTCTTCCTTAGTTGTTGTGGGCCTTTGTCCAAATGATTGGCACATTACTTTTAGTATAAATATGAGTGATTATGCACTAACATAAGATGGTTctaaccctaaaacctaaacataATAGTCTACCTTCACTTTTTTCTTCTTCGTCTTCTAGTGTAATATTTCATTGTAAAAGTTCTTCAAGAACTTCATTGTTTAATCTCTATTTGTAGTCAAAGCACCACCGAAAATGTAGCccaagttgggtgaacctcgtaaatttgtatcttctttattattgcactTATTTCGTATTCTTTTTCATTCCTAGTTCATTGATAAAGGTTGTCTTAGAACAAGTGATAAAGTGACAGCCTTTAGGCGCTAATCCTACTTCATTTCAATAGCTAATACATAGagagaaataaaattttagagaGCTTAAGTAGTTCTTTCATGTATTAGAGTGAAAACTCCATAAAAAGAGTAAATGAATGAGTTATTTGTTTGTGAGTGGTATCTCATTAATATAGTGTTGAATCCttaatgaaatataatattatttgaatgGGAGGTGTCAAAACACCATTAAGACTTGGGTTCTTGCTTGTTTGTTTCTtgtttggtttggtttgttCCTCCATTCTTGTTCTCTTTTTTCACCTTCTTATTCATTATTGTGAGTTCCTAAACCTTTCATTTCAAGGATAATGTAAAAACCCTTCATTATCTCCTTTCCCGTGTCTACACACAATTTACCCGTATGACTAGCAGTCCTTCTAAAAGAATTTCCAAAGGGATATTTTCTCTCATTATCCATCAATAAATCCCATCAATAAATCAAACAGAATATGCTGTTTTACAAGTGCTTTTTtgatatatatcaaaaataacTTCTCAAGTTTCTAAATCAATATAGTTATAAGTTAATGATGAGTAGAATAAAACATTCCATCAACGTTTGAGCAATCAAAATCAGTGTTTTCCATCAGAAACCGTATCATAAATATAAAATGTGACTATTTCAGTCGCCTAACCAGCAACCACAGAATAAATGAACCCTTCCTAATAATCCAATGAGGTTTATATTATCAATATTGCGAATATAGGTCAAAAATTGAACACTTTTCGGCATGACCACAGAAAATGATGTTAGGGTTACTATATGCAAAAATCCAATTTCAATTTCTCCATAAAATTAACATGTATggattaaataaaatcaaatttgcaaaaacaaagaaaaatcaaGGTAGTAAGAGTGAGAAGTTCACCGAGGAGGTCTGGTGATTAGAACACCGGGAGAAAGAGATGAAGAAACCGGAAGAAGGGGTGGCGGCGGTGTTGATTTCGACTCGAAAGCGGAAGAAGCAAACAATTTAACATCTTTGGAAATGTTTTGGAATGTGTTTTGAACACTCTCCATTCCTTCAAATCCCATTACGCCCAAATCCTTCAATTCAGGGTTTGAGGTTTAAGGGGTTAATAAAGAATGAGATTTAAAATGTTATACAAATTATTATGAGAGACGGTTTCTTTAAGAGACCCTCTTTAATTAGATTGACTTATattgaaaaatataaagtaagagTAGGTAGTAAACTTTAATGAACTGCGCTTGAAAGACGCCTCTCAGGAGACTGGCCGTAAATTTTAAGTTGGTTTACAAATAACCTTATTCACATATGACATTGGACTATTCTCGTTTAATGAGTTGTTAATCATTAAAGGGTTACGTTGTTTGAATGAGGTGTTTTAGTGCAATTGATAAACTAAATCAGTGCAAGGTTAAAGGATTAGAGAGTGGCTCTAAAAGGAAAAGGATTGtgaataagttattttaaaacGAAATACATATAATGCAATTTAGTAGGAAATAGAAAGTGAAGGAACCTGATGTGACTGTTGATGAAGATGTTGTTGCACAAATGTCCAAGTTTAGATATATAGAATTAGCAATTCAAATTAACAAGGAGATTGATGAATATGTAATGCATCAAATTCAAGATGGATTGCTTAAATAGAGAGCAACCATTAGTATCCTATTTGATAAGAGATGTTTGACTAGATTAAAAGATATAGCTTCTACCATGATGCAGTCCGACAAACCTTGTTGTATGGGATTAAGTGTCGGtcagttaaaatatatatatgagcATATGATGGAAGAAGCAGAAATGAGAATGTTAAGGTGAATGTGTATAAATATTAGCATGGGTAACATTAGGAACTAGATTTTGAGAGAGAGGCTAGGGGTTGTATCCATTTCTGCAATGATgcgtgaaaatagattgagataGTTTAAACATGTACACAGAAATACCATTAATGCACATGTGAGAAGCGAGGAAACAATATCacaacttttgaaattttaggCCAAATAAAACATCGGAAGGGCAAATTAGTTAGGAATGATGTGAGCATGTTGCACGTGATCTCTATGGACTTGACTATATGGATAAAATTAGCTAGAGACGTCGAATAATTGTCGTTGACAACCGATAGTTATCTTTGTTGCAATCAGTATTTATGCCTTTATGaatgttaattttatatatatttggttTTTGTTATTAGTCTTTACACTTGCCTTTCCTTGCTATTTGTCTTACTTATGACATGTTTAGGATATTCTATTTTCATTTGAGGGTCTCTAGAGCAAAGGGTCTTATTAGTCCAACCTTCTCTTGTCCCTAGATCAGTATGAGCTTTTTGAAAGAAGCggtatattaataaaaatccatatataattctttttatatgaattttaattaaactttaaaagaCTTTTGttactaaaatatgtttgtaataattttaaatgattttgtttaataaaatatgttaataataattttaaaccatttttgtttgaatatgatactaattataattaactttttaaaaccctatatatataaaataaaaagaatttcaaTTATACTGCAattaaatattttgtaatattagtCATACAATGATCTTTAGTTGTTTAATAATCGATTGTTTAAGAAACTTAATTGCATTgcacaacaaaaaaataatattgttaACAATGACATATACAAATAAATACTCCCACCTATTCACAacaagtgtcccatttactttttggacATTATTCacctcttactcttaatttgtattttattactaatctataaattaaaacatactcaagtgcaatcttgtttgattcgtctcaatgcaaggattattcatatcaacttttcataatttttaattatacacgattaaagatattaaaaaatgaataagtgcattggatagagtgtaaaaaacaaatgaaacattATTATGAacaggagggagtatattattatttttattattatttattagtttttttgaaattaaaaaccaTCAAAGAAAAACTATAAAACTACATCATTATGGTAAGAGAATCGGCCACATAAAAATACACCTAAACTAAAGGATTCATATACGATATTATGTATGATATAAAaccatattaattaataaaccaTAAAATTACGACTAAAATACCATATCCTAAACATCTTGGAAAGATATACACGTAATAGTGATTCTGTAACTGAAAACCAtcaaatttaagatttaacaAACCAACCTtgacaataaaaaatatatttctaaaaattattgaaattaaaatgtttTACAAATGCACAAATTTTATGTCACGATGTGGAAAGACGCCTTATACACGGGTTAAATAGCCCATTTcatacatattatgagaatatagacTCTTTTATTTGAGGTCATCTCACCGAAAGATGATCTATCGTAAGAGTAACTATtacaaatattataatatttgtgGAAGAACCACTATATAAATAAATCATCCTCCACTTTTATTTCcccatttatattttgttttacttCAAGTCCCTAATCAACACAAGTGTTCAGAATTCTGGCAAACAATTCGAAAAAGAGTCATACTCTAATCAACCCCCTTTTAGAATATTCTTCTTATAGTTCCATTAACGACCATTCTTTACCCACCAAAGCCAAGACAATGAAATTTGAAGTTGCACgagatttttaactttttaagttaactatttttttaattttttcttagcataattaataaatatagagATAAAAAAAgacatttaattattatattaaaaattcacATATTAAATCAAAGTAGCTATTAAATATTGTAGAGTAAATTATTGATATGTCACCACTTATTGCTATAAtagcaaaaataaatttaatatacataaatatattacaTTTTATAACTCTCATACTCTAATTGCCTCGTGtcaaagtaattatttatattaaataatttctaGACTAGATAGAAAACACTCTCTCCCATAAAGAATATCTAATCATTAATTCAAGAATTTTCCTCTTCATTAAAACTCTAACTTGCATGACATCAATATCCGTCAAAAATCAAGTGATTTCCATAACAAGTCAAAGAATAGTCTTTGGTTACTTTTGGATATCCACGTAACCTTTACTACATTTTTACTTGATTCATGGATATCCTTGACCATACATTTATCCTCCAATAATTTCCATAATTCTTTTGTAGAATCCATATATTcataagttttcaaaaaaatactccctctaactatacataacaaaatattataaaatataaatcttaataatctttgcattgagacgaatcaaataagatatgAAATATTATGACAGCGACTCAGGGTGAAGATCCCATTAACTATAAATATTGAATATAGCTTATACTGAAACATTATTACATCATGTGCCTAGAAAATACTTGTTTGTATgccaaaaaatttaaagaaaaatgccTAATACATTTATTAAATCTAATACAGAATTTAGCcctacaaattatttttttgcttCTAAATCACTAAAAATTTAGCTTATATAAGCTAAATCCATTGCTAAATTTAGtgataacaataaataatgacaagCAAATTAAAACTTTCAAATAATTAAACATGTCTCAGTAATATGCTTCCTCCATTTCATAATATTTGCAATTAATACCTCTTTTAGTTGTTTAACCTGCCATTCAAATGGAgtaaaatagacaaaaataCTTTGAAAATGACTGATTTTCCACCCTCTAAAACTGCAAGTAATcaagaacggagaaagtattgtTTTAGTTTGAtcgatcaattatccttgtcaTAGTCTTGACTAGTATAAGGGCTAAATGCTTCATCAAACCAACTTTTCTTCCTCCAAGAATTCCATCCCATCTCCTCACAAAGTTGATCATTATGATCAATACTATAAGTAGAAATACATTGCCTTTTGTAGAATCTAGTAGTCTTCTTCATAACTTCAACCTCATTTTCAATATGCCCTAGCATCTTTTCTACATTAGGGAGCTTAAATTTGTCGTCCACTAGATTTGCTAGCCATTTGCACCGTAACTCGGCTGTTTGAAGGTTTGCTACCGTCTCAATGTAGCCTACAAAGGCCATGTTCGGTATCATAGGGTTTATAGTGCTCCTGCAATATTATTAGTTTGCATTATATTAGAATTAATTAAGTTctcatttttaatatctttcGAGGAATCAAactcaaacaaaaatttaagctgatggctaaagccccaagatatgttatatactctaacatgccccctcacacgagagcccattgggCTATAAGTGTGAATGCACATatgcgctgaatattccactttaaatgaggggttaAAATTCGAACCTGTGACACAatttctgataccatgtcaaggaaccaactcaaccaaaagcttaagctgatggttgaggctccataatatgttatatactctaacaatatcGTTGGAAATACTTTAAATAGGCctttgttattttaaatttgcttAGTTAtgatataatattattaatttataatagttcataatttaattataatggaCAAACACAAACAATAAAATTATAGGACATTTATTTCAAAACACatttatttgaatgaaaattcatGAATACAATTTTATAAATTGGCCAATTGGTTCGAATTGGGCCCTCGCCTAGAGGGCCCAACCCATTTGAGGccattttatttataacaaagGCTCGGCCTGGCCCATTTTTATTTGAGCCTCGTCCGACCCTAATCCAGCCCATTGAACACCTATACATGCAAGAAAGATCTCATATCTATAAAATAGTGAATTGTAGGCTTGCATATAATGTTGGGTGGATAATTTTCCtaataccatatggttttgggaaagagTGAATCACATCAAGTGTGTACGCAAGTCAACGCTCATTATATCCGTGTGTTGTCGGCCCGAGTCCACAGGGTATTTATATGACGATCTGTCACGACCATACATGGTATCAGAACTGAAGGTGGTTCTTAGATATGATGTGGCTCACATGTAACAGAGAGTATAGGAAATACTTCTTATGAGAGGAAAATCCCACGTCACTAAAATATATAGTGGATTATGaacttatatttatatttgatgGGTAGTTCTCCTTATACTATAAAACATTGAAGAAGAGTGAATCTCATTAATTGTGTATAGAAATCACTGCTCATTATCCGTAGGTTTATAGGCCTAAACCCACAAACGCCCCTAGATGCGTCCACATAGATGGACCCACAAAATATTAATGTGACGAATTTTCACAACCTTACAAATATAACTTATGAATTATAATTAGAGTTTAGCGGTGATGATTACCTATATAATGGCATTACACCATTATAATCAAGGAAGCTAGAGAAAAATTGAGGAAGTATGGCTTCTAGCTTCTTCTTTCCATCATAACCAGTGGCACAAATGACTATGTCAGCCTCAAGCTTAGTATTATCATCAAATTGGATTCCATTTTCATAAAACCACCATTTAGAAGCTTTCTTAAACTTAATTCTTCCTTCATCAGCTTCATCAAAGAAATTTTCAGGCAAGATTGCCATTTGACAACTTGCATAATCTTCAAGAAATGGATGATCTGGTTTTAGACCATATTTTTCATATGGAAGCCTCCAAAGCAAGTAGTTCTCTATTAATTTTGTAACCACTTGTTTCTGTAAGAAATTGCAATAATAATTAATTCTGTTAGTACTATTGTGAAATATCtagttaaataatttatataatatttttttaagaagaTTGATTGTTGAATAGTCGTttactatttaattatagttattAATTAAAAGTAAATCATATAGTAACCTTTGAAATTGCAACTGAATAATTAATACTTTTTTCTATCCACCATAATAGGTTCATGTATCTTTTTCAACTTGTCGAGCACATTTAGACCTTTAATATCCcttattgtgcataattaagttgatattaataatttttacattgg
This genomic stretch from Amaranthus tricolor cultivar Red isolate AtriRed21 chromosome 9, ASM2621246v1, whole genome shotgun sequence harbors:
- the LOC130823704 gene encoding uncharacterized protein LOC130823704, with amino-acid sequence MGFEGMESVQNTFQNISKDVKLFASSAFESKSTPPPPLLPVSSSLSPGVLITRPPRNWVSIQTCSKLCAVCFVAGIFVGYTLKKRVRRWLSRLARRLKDD